CGTACCGGAGGCCGGCTCGCCCGCGACATCGGGACAAAAGACGAGATGAAGCGCGCCAAGGAGCGTCCGGCAGGTGCGACCCGCGTCACGAAATCCCATGAGGCGGAGGACGCGCAATGACGCGGCTCAAGCACAAGACATGGGTGCTGATCGCCGATGGCGAGAAGGCGCTGTTTCTCGAAAACCAGACCGATGGCGAGGACCCGCATCTGGAGGTCTTTCGCGAGGAAGAACAGGACAATCCCAAGGATATCGACCAATCCGCCAACCGCCCGGGGCGCATGCATGATGGCGGGCCGCGGCACCGATCCGCGTTTGACGACACGGATTGGCACGAGCTTGCGAAGGAGCGCTTTGCCTCTGATCTGGCCGATATCCTCTACAAGCAAGCCCACAAGGGCCGGTTCGAGCATCTTGTCATTGCCGCCGCACCAAATGTTTTGGGCGAGCTGCGCCAGGAGTTGCACCAAGAGGTCTCTGACAAGGTGA
The nucleotide sequence above comes from Litoreibacter ponti. Encoded proteins:
- a CDS encoding host attachment family protein produces the protein MTRLKHKTWVLIADGEKALFLENQTDGEDPHLEVFREEEQDNPKDIDQSANRPGRMHDGGPRHRSAFDDTDWHELAKERFASDLADILYKQAHKGRFEHLVIAAAPNVLGELRQELHQEVSDKVIGEIPKTLTNHQIDEIEQIVKNDLAG